The genomic region ATAGAGATTGATCCTCTTGATGCCTATGCTTATTATAACCTTGGAGTTTCCCTGACTGCTTTAGGCCGACATGAAGAGGCAATAGAATCTAATGAAATAGTTACAGGGCTTAATCCAAATATGTATCAAGCATGGGTTAATAGCGCCTTTAGTAAATACCGAATGGGACGGATTGAAGAAGCTATAGAAGACATTAGAAGAGCAATTGCAATAGAATCTGAAGTGTACGATCATCTTCCTCCTGAGATTCAAGAAAAGTTGCTGGAAGAACAATAGCAGATAGCTGCTTAACACCCCGGCCATAGAGACTAAAACTGGGTACCGGACAGCCTCTCTTAACCTGAACTTACAACATCCGATAATACAAAAAGTGTAAGGCATATATTGAGTATAAAAGCAAATTGGTGCTTCTCTGGCTACACTCCTGAAAATAAACAGATTCAAGCATTTTTGCCTCTTAACAGCTTTTATAGAGAGCATAAAATAAAACTATAGTTTAAAAGTCCTGCGTTCGAAGGGGGAACCTGGACTATAAAAAAAGAAACCACAGTACATAATCAGTAATCTACTCCCTGATTTCTTTAATAATCCAATTGCAAATATATCCATAATGAGTGATAATTATATTGAGGGGTTAATTATGAAAAGAAACGGGGCAAAAAGCATTTTAAACATACTGATATCAGCTTCCTTTTTATTCACTTATAATACTTCCTTTGCAAGGAGATTAAAAATAGATTCCTCTCATTACCAGACTCTACAAGAAAACCTCAAAACCTTAAATATTGATTCATCCAACCTTACAGCAGCACTTGATTCATTAACAGATACAGAAAGGGAAAACGTCTCCCGGATATTAAACAATGCCTTTGAAGTCATAAAAAATGAGGATTCAACCAATCAGAAGACAGATTTAACTGTGATAACACAACTTATTATCTCAACCAGCTCAGACATAAGGGTGGATAAATGGAGCATTTTTGAGGAGATAATGACAGATGCTATTGAAAGCTCGATGCAACGCGCTACTGTTAACGTATCGGAATTTGAGATACCTCTGAATGAAAGAGTAGTATATAGATATCCCAACCCCAGAATTGTACTCACAGATAAAGCAGTTTATCTTCAAACTGGTATTATTTTTAAAAAAAGTCACAGGATTCCCTATAGTGAAATCAGGGGAATAGAAACTATCGTATATAGTGACTTTGAATTTCTTAAGATAGAAATTTATCTACTAACGACGGGGAAGAAAATTCGCCTTTTTAAGAAGAAAAATCTTGTCGTAGATAGAAATTTAAAAAATATAATCAAAAAAAGAACAATCCAATTCCATAGGGAAAAACCCCTTGCAACTGACCAAGAAGATAGCAGCAGGCTAATTGGAAACTTTACTAGTGGATCTAAATCGATAAACAGAGAAGAAATTTACTTTGTCGAATTAAAAATAAACTATGCATCAGAATATCGCAGAGTTAATAATCAAGATGAAAAATTCTGGGATTTTGACAGAGCCACTTTAATACTGCATACACAAACAGGAACATTCGAAACAGGGGCTTTTCCAAATAGGGGAAGTGCAAATAGATTCGCAAGATGGCTTACAAGTAAATATTCTTATAGTTTTAGGCTATAGTCAATATCCTGGATCATTAATAATAATTGACATTTAATCTTGACTCTACCAGCAAAACAGCGTAATAATAAAAACATAGTTTGAAAGTCCTGCGTTCGAAGGGGGAACCTGGACTATAAAAAAGAAAAACCTTCGTTTTAGTTTGTTTAACAGGCTAAGCGAGGGTTTTTTGTATTTAAAGGAGATAAAGGATAAAACATGATCGCTGTTAAGAAAAGTCTCAATACTACTGATAAACTCTCCATTTTAACCCGGGATTCAGGCTATGACCTTGCCTGTGCCTGCGCTAGGGCTAAAGATGAGCATAGAAGCCGCTCAGAAGAGGATAAATGGGTCTATCCGGCTACTTTACCCAACGGCGGGACAACTTACCTCTTTAAGACACTAATATCCAATGAATGCGTAAATGACTGCAAATACTGCCCATTAAGACGTAATTTAGACCCTAAAAGATGTAGATTAGAGCCTGATCAGCTGGTTAAGGTATTTATGGACTATTACAGAAAGAGAAGGGTAGAGGGCTTATTCTTAAGCAGCGGGGTAATAGGTACAGCTGATAATACAATGGATTATATTAATAGTGTTGGTGAGATGCTTAGAAAGAACAATAACTTTAAAGGTTATATCCATCTAAAGATAATACCCGGTGCATCTGAGAATGCAATACGTAAGACACTCTCTTTAGCTAATGCAGTCTCCTTAAATA from Candidatus Kaelpia imicola harbors:
- a CDS encoding tetratricopeptide repeat protein; this encodes MYQAWVNSAFSKYRMGRIEEAIEDIRRAIAIESEVYDHLPPEIQEKLLEEQ
- a CDS encoding PH domain-containing protein — protein: MKRNGAKSILNILISASFLFTYNTSFARRLKIDSSHYQTLQENLKTLNIDSSNLTAALDSLTDTERENVSRILNNAFEVIKNEDSTNQKTDLTVITQLIISTSSDIRVDKWSIFEEIMTDAIESSMQRATVNVSEFEIPLNERVVYRYPNPRIVLTDKAVYLQTGIIFKKSHRIPYSEIRGIETIVYSDFEFLKIEIYLLTTGKKIRLFKKKNLVVDRNLKNIIKKRTIQFHREKPLATDQEDSSRLIGNFTSGSKSINREEIYFVELKINYASEYRRVNNQDEKFWDFDRATLILHTQTGTFETGAFPNRGSANRFARWLTSKYSYSFRL
- a CDS encoding radical SAM protein: MIAVKKSLNTTDKLSILTRDSGYDLACACARAKDEHRSRSEEDKWVYPATLPNGGTTYLFKTLISNECVNDCKYCPLRRNLDPKRCRLEPDQLVKVFMDYYRKRRVEGLFLSSGVIGTADNTMDYINSVGEMLRKNNNFKGYIHLKIIPGASENAIRKTLSLANAVSLN